The following coding sequences are from one Cystobacter fuscus DSM 2262 window:
- the msrB gene encoding peptide-methionine (R)-S-oxide reductase MsrB, which translates to MSDKLSLSDEEWKKRLTPQEYQVLRQHGTERPGSGCFLGTKDPGTYVCAGCGNPLFQSGEKFESGTGWPSFTQPLKPDAVTEYRDVSYGMVRTEVRCGRCDGHLGHVFPDGPPPTGLRYCMNSVAMKHAPEGESLPLVTK; encoded by the coding sequence ATGAGTGACAAACTGAGCCTGAGCGACGAGGAGTGGAAGAAGCGCCTGACCCCCCAGGAGTACCAGGTGCTGCGCCAGCACGGCACCGAGCGGCCGGGAAGCGGCTGTTTCCTGGGCACGAAGGATCCCGGCACGTATGTCTGCGCCGGTTGTGGCAACCCGCTGTTCCAGTCGGGCGAGAAGTTCGAGTCCGGGACGGGCTGGCCCTCCTTCACCCAACCGCTCAAGCCCGACGCGGTGACGGAGTATCGCGACGTGTCCTACGGGATGGTGCGCACCGAGGTGAGATGCGGCCGGTGTGATGGGCACCTGGGACACGTCTTCCCGGATGGCCCTCCGCCCACGGGGCTGCGCTACTGCATGAACTCGGTGGCGATGAAGCACGCGCCGGAGGGAGAGTCCCTCCCGCTCGTCACGAAGTGA
- a CDS encoding SWIM zinc finger family protein — protein MAPPLTSEQALALAPDSSVAASGQKLAREREWKLLGHGERAAWGECQGSALYQVRIDLSDLTPSCTCPSRKIPCKHCIGLLLLLAAERLPQAATPPWVEEWLAKRSAAAERKATKKAAPAAEGAAPVDTKARAKRASERQERMARGLEALGLWMEDLVRGGLARLDTAAPVHEQAARLVDAESPGLAAQLRLLAGELEGRPEPRRLVERLGRIALVVEAWRKLEQLPEPLAADVQARVGAPLRDEDVLARGERLQDTWAVVSQELDDSAHVREQRTWLLGTTQGRTARVLQFAVGASGQFSEKLIPGTAFDAELVYWPSAAPQRAKVLERRGDLRPWTGALPSLSLDALQRRFAEELARQPFQERMAAMLGGVVPVLENEERMWLRDATGAALRLGPCDRWKLLALSGGHPVDVFGEWDGERLRPLSVLVDGTLYALGGAR, from the coding sequence ATGGCTCCGCCCCTCACCTCCGAACAGGCCCTCGCGCTCGCGCCCGACTCCTCCGTGGCCGCCTCTGGCCAGAAGCTCGCGCGGGAGCGGGAGTGGAAGCTCCTGGGCCACGGCGAGCGCGCCGCCTGGGGCGAGTGCCAGGGCAGCGCGCTGTACCAGGTGCGCATCGATCTGTCGGATCTCACCCCGTCGTGCACGTGCCCCAGCCGCAAGATTCCCTGCAAGCACTGCATCGGGTTGCTGCTGCTGCTCGCCGCGGAACGCCTGCCCCAGGCCGCGACGCCCCCCTGGGTGGAGGAGTGGCTCGCCAAACGCTCCGCGGCCGCCGAGCGCAAGGCGACGAAGAAGGCGGCGCCCGCGGCGGAAGGCGCCGCCCCCGTGGACACGAAGGCACGGGCGAAGCGCGCCTCCGAGCGCCAGGAGCGCATGGCCCGGGGCCTGGAGGCCCTGGGGCTGTGGATGGAGGATCTCGTGCGCGGGGGACTGGCCCGGCTCGACACGGCGGCGCCCGTGCATGAACAGGCGGCGCGGCTGGTGGACGCGGAGAGCCCGGGCCTCGCGGCGCAACTGCGTCTGCTCGCGGGAGAGCTGGAGGGGCGTCCCGAGCCCCGGCGCCTCGTGGAGCGGCTCGGGCGGATCGCCCTCGTCGTCGAGGCCTGGCGCAAGCTGGAGCAGCTTCCCGAGCCCCTCGCGGCGGATGTCCAGGCGCGGGTAGGTGCCCCGCTGCGCGACGAGGACGTGCTCGCCCGCGGCGAGCGACTCCAGGACACCTGGGCCGTCGTCAGCCAGGAGCTGGACGACTCGGCGCACGTGCGCGAGCAACGCACGTGGCTGCTCGGCACCACCCAGGGCCGGACGGCCCGCGTCCTCCAGTTCGCGGTCGGGGCCTCCGGGCAGTTCTCCGAGAAGCTCATTCCGGGCACCGCCTTCGACGCGGAACTCGTGTACTGGCCGAGCGCGGCGCCCCAGCGGGCGAAGGTCCTGGAACGACGGGGAGATCTCCGGCCCTGGACGGGCGCCCTGCCCTCGCTCTCGCTCGACGCGCTCCAGCGGCGCTTCGCCGAGGAGCTGGCCCGGCAACCCTTCCAGGAGCGCATGGCGGCGATGCTGGGCGGCGTCGTCCCCGTGCTGGAGAACGAGGAGCGCATGTGGCTGCGAGACGCCACGGGCGCGGCGCTCCGACTCGGCCCGTGTGACCGGTGGAAGCTGCTGGCGCTCTCGGGCGGCCACCCGGTGGACGTGTTCGGCGAATGGGATGGGGAACGGCTGCGTCCGCTGAGCGTGCTCGTGGACGGAACGCTGTACGCCCTGGGAGGCGCGCGGTGA
- a CDS encoding DNA-methyltransferase, producing MSAEAAAPVLKLVQPTLRESLYAKSDAYRLYQGDSLALLEQFEPGTFDMVFADPPYFLSNGGFTCKNGKRAAVNKGGWDVSRGVEEDHAFTTAWLKACQRVLKPTGSIWVSGTQHVIFSVGFAMQKLGYKLLNTVTWYKPNASPNLACRYFTHSSELLIWASPKPAAKLQHTFNYSKMKADNGGKQMRDVWALPRSGEEELNADESGRVWTMTAPRKEEKAHGSHPTQKPVSLLERVIEASTPEDALVLDPFNGSGTTGVAALKLGRRYVGIDMDEKYLSLSKKRLTEAERATR from the coding sequence ATGTCCGCCGAAGCCGCAGCTCCTGTCCTGAAGCTTGTTCAGCCCACCCTGCGCGAGAGCCTCTACGCCAAGAGCGATGCGTACCGGCTCTACCAGGGGGACAGCCTCGCGTTGCTCGAGCAGTTCGAGCCGGGCACCTTCGACATGGTGTTCGCGGACCCGCCCTACTTCCTGTCCAACGGCGGCTTCACCTGCAAGAACGGCAAGCGCGCCGCGGTGAACAAGGGCGGCTGGGACGTGTCGCGCGGGGTGGAGGAGGACCACGCCTTCACCACCGCGTGGCTCAAGGCCTGCCAGCGCGTGCTCAAGCCCACGGGCAGCATCTGGGTGAGCGGCACCCAGCACGTCATCTTCTCGGTGGGCTTCGCGATGCAGAAGCTCGGCTACAAGCTGCTCAACACCGTCACCTGGTACAAGCCCAACGCGAGCCCCAACCTCGCCTGCCGCTACTTCACCCACTCCTCCGAGCTGCTCATCTGGGCGTCGCCCAAGCCGGCCGCCAAGCTCCAGCACACCTTCAACTATTCGAAGATGAAGGCGGACAACGGCGGCAAGCAGATGCGCGACGTGTGGGCGCTGCCGCGCTCGGGCGAGGAGGAGTTGAACGCCGACGAGTCCGGCCGCGTGTGGACGATGACGGCGCCGCGCAAGGAGGAGAAGGCGCACGGCAGCCACCCCACGCAGAAGCCGGTGTCGCTGCTCGAGCGCGTCATCGAGGCGAGCACCCCCGAGGACGCGCTGGTGTTGGATCCCTTCAACGGCAGTGGCACCACGGGCGTGGCGGCGCTCAAGCTGGGCCGGCGCTACGTGGGCATCGACATGGACGAGAAGTACCTGTCGCTGTCCAAGAAGCGCCTGACCGAGGCCGAGCGCGCCACGCGCTGA